Proteins encoded within one genomic window of Parachlamydia sp. AcF125:
- a CDS encoding YggS family pyridoxal phosphate-dependent enzyme: MTWAQDNYLELKTRIEQLAYTYGRLPGEISLIAVTKTYPVEAILSVYEVGCHNFGENRVQEALKKQPLTPQDIQWHLIGSLQLNKVSKVIGKFALVHSVDSFEVARKISETSLKLGKKTSVLLQVNTSGELTKQGWTIESCRNGYEQLLSLSGICVEGLMTIAPFSQDEYIVRTCFKKLRKLKEQLVVSGGYPLSHLSMGMSNDFEWAIAEGATLLRIGTAIFGKRE, encoded by the coding sequence ATGACATGGGCTCAAGACAATTACCTCGAACTTAAAACTCGTATTGAACAACTCGCTTATACTTATGGGAGGCTTCCTGGTGAAATCTCTCTAATCGCTGTTACTAAAACTTATCCTGTAGAAGCTATCTTATCTGTATATGAGGTGGGGTGCCATAATTTTGGAGAAAACCGGGTTCAAGAAGCCCTCAAAAAACAGCCCCTTACTCCCCAAGATATCCAATGGCATTTGATTGGTTCATTGCAGCTCAATAAAGTTTCCAAAGTTATAGGAAAATTTGCTCTTGTCCATTCGGTAGATAGTTTCGAAGTAGCCAGAAAAATCTCCGAGACGAGCTTAAAACTAGGCAAAAAAACTTCCGTCCTTCTTCAAGTGAATACCTCAGGAGAATTAACGAAGCAGGGGTGGACGATTGAATCTTGCCGAAATGGATATGAGCAACTTCTTTCCCTCTCTGGTATCTGCGTGGAGGGGCTGATGACAATAGCTCCTTTTTCTCAAGATGAATATATTGTCAGGACGTGCTTCAAAAAACTACGTAAACTTAAAGAGCAATTGGTTGTTTCCGGCGGGTATCCTCTTTCTCATCTATCCATGGGAATGTCGAATGATTTTGAGTGGGCTATTGCAGAAGGGGCGACTTTGTTAAGGATTGGCACCGCAATTTTTGGCAAAAGGGAATAG
- the floA gene encoding flotillin-like protein FloA (flotillin-like protein involved in membrane lipid rafts) has protein sequence MIMHLLVAEISSEFYMLFIFLGIVAFIMLGILGKFISLWFQAFVSGTPIGLFNIIGMSLRKIPPKLIVNARINAYKAGLKDISVADLETHYMAGGHVAEVVEAMIAADKANLNLDWRRATAIDLAGRDLKAAVQTSVNPKVIDCPSPGGYSVGVAKDGIQIKVRARVTVRTNIAQLVGGATEETIIARVGEGIVSAIGGSDTHLQVLESPQRISKVVLEKGLDSSTAFLILSIDIVEMDLGENIGAKLRAAKAQADMQIAQAEAEKRRAMAVALEQENIAKIKDMEAKLVEAKAAVPLAMAHAFEKGNLGIMDYQRIQNIQADTDMRASIAQPEEKDRPIR, from the coding sequence ATGATTATGCATCTTTTAGTAGCAGAGATTAGTAGCGAGTTTTATATGCTCTTTATTTTTCTAGGAATTGTGGCTTTTATTATGCTAGGGATCCTAGGGAAATTTATCAGCCTATGGTTTCAAGCTTTCGTTTCAGGAACCCCGATTGGGCTTTTTAATATTATCGGCATGAGTTTGCGAAAGATTCCGCCAAAATTAATTGTGAATGCTCGCATCAATGCCTATAAAGCAGGCTTAAAGGATATTTCAGTAGCGGATTTGGAAACCCACTATATGGCAGGGGGGCATGTCGCAGAAGTCGTAGAAGCAATGATTGCGGCAGATAAAGCAAATTTGAATTTAGATTGGCGTCGGGCTACCGCGATCGATTTAGCGGGACGAGATCTGAAAGCCGCCGTACAGACTTCTGTTAATCCCAAAGTGATTGATTGTCCAAGTCCTGGCGGCTATAGCGTAGGGGTAGCAAAGGACGGAATTCAAATCAAAGTGCGGGCGAGAGTGACGGTTAGAACTAATATTGCTCAGCTTGTGGGGGGGGCCACTGAAGAAACGATCATTGCTCGGGTAGGTGAGGGGATTGTCAGCGCTATCGGAGGGTCAGATACTCACTTGCAAGTTTTAGAATCACCTCAAAGAATTTCTAAGGTCGTGCTTGAAAAAGGATTAGATTCTTCGACCGCCTTTTTAATCTTATCGATTGACATTGTGGAAATGGATCTGGGAGAAAACATTGGAGCTAAGCTGCGTGCAGCTAAAGCGCAGGCAGATATGCAAATTGCTCAAGCTGAAGCTGAAAAAAGGCGCGCCATGGCTGTTGCATTAGAACAAGAAAATATTGCCAAAATTAAAGATATGGAAGCTAAGCTTGTGGAAGCTAAAGCTGCTGTGCCTCTCGCTATGGCCCATGCCTTTGAGAAAGGGAATTTAGGAATTATGGACTACCAACGTATCCAAAATATTCAAGCCGATACAGATATGCGGGCTTCCATTGCTCAACCTGAAGAAAAAGATAGGCCTATCCGGTAA
- a CDS encoding dicarboxylate/amino acid:cation symporter yields MPLKINYNGNSGFAVAVFAGLLAGYMNLPWIDQGASIISEVFINLLKLVSLPIIFLSIVATASGMKSAQDIRLMGLKVLKYTLLTTIFAATVALILFVLIDPTSSQITVQFTEIPKANQTGYLTYLLQAIPSNIVQPFSENNVIGVLFLAMLFSFAILSLPNDKRELLHAFFSALYAAIMKITTWIVWLMPFAICAFLTLFVRDMRAGLEIKSLALYLSCVVIANLVQAFLVLPLFLKLKKISPFQTAKAMLPALSLAFFSKSSSATLPLAMQCAEDRLKISRQVARFSFPLCTTINMNGCAAFILITVLFVSMHAGVVFSPVEMIAWIFIATIAAVGNAGVPMGCYFLASAFLATMNVPLNVLGVILPFYTLIDMLETAINVWSDSCVTTVVHHEIKEKMAAAKNAREAPVANLVQS; encoded by the coding sequence ATGCCCCTAAAAATAAATTATAACGGGAACAGCGGTTTTGCTGTTGCTGTATTTGCTGGACTACTGGCAGGTTATATGAATTTGCCATGGATAGATCAAGGAGCCTCTATTATTTCAGAGGTTTTCATCAATTTGCTTAAGCTGGTCAGCCTTCCGATCATTTTTCTCTCAATTGTGGCTACAGCCTCTGGCATGAAAAGTGCTCAAGACATTCGTTTAATGGGATTGAAAGTTCTCAAATACACCTTACTAACCACAATTTTTGCTGCTACAGTGGCGTTAATTTTATTTGTATTAATTGATCCAACGAGTTCCCAAATTACTGTTCAATTCACTGAGATTCCTAAGGCCAACCAAACAGGGTATTTAACCTATTTGCTCCAGGCAATTCCCAGCAATATCGTTCAACCATTTAGCGAGAACAATGTCATCGGAGTGCTTTTCTTAGCTATGTTGTTTAGTTTTGCAATATTGAGTCTCCCGAATGATAAAAGAGAACTCCTGCATGCATTTTTTTCAGCCCTTTATGCCGCTATTATGAAGATTACCACCTGGATTGTGTGGTTGATGCCTTTTGCAATTTGCGCCTTTTTAACTTTGTTTGTGCGCGATATGCGCGCAGGGCTCGAAATTAAAAGTTTAGCCTTATACTTATCTTGTGTAGTGATCGCCAACTTGGTGCAGGCTTTTTTGGTTTTACCTCTCTTTTTAAAGCTAAAAAAAATATCCCCCTTTCAAACAGCTAAAGCTATGCTTCCTGCTTTATCATTGGCCTTCTTTTCCAAATCGTCAAGCGCCACGCTCCCTCTTGCCATGCAATGTGCTGAGGATCGCCTAAAGATTTCTCGCCAAGTGGCCAGATTCAGTTTCCCTTTATGCACTACCATTAATATGAACGGGTGTGCGGCCTTTATTTTAATCACCGTTTTATTCGTTTCAATGCATGCAGGTGTTGTTTTTTCCCCTGTCGAAATGATCGCGTGGATTTTTATTGCGACAATTGCAGCTGTGGGAAATGCGGGAGTGCCTATGGGGTGTTATTTTCTTGCGAGCGCATTTTTGGCTACTATGAATGTTCCTTTAAATGTATTAGGGGTGATTCTTCCTTTTTACACCTTAATTGATATGCTTGAGACGGCTATTAATGTGTGGTCGGATTCCTGCGTGACAACAGTGGTTCACCATGAAATAAAAGAGAAAATGGCTGCCGCAAAAAATGCACGAGAAGCTCCTGTTGCTAACCTTGTGCAAAGTTAA